In Ancylothrix sp. D3o, the following are encoded in one genomic region:
- a CDS encoding metalloregulator ArsR/SmtB family transcription factor: MDDKQKAKSQILRLLKMQGAQTATALAEHLQVTPMAVRQHLQVLQAEHWVTYEEERRPQGRPVKLWQLTEECRHFFPDSHGDLMVDLLRGVEVLFGESGLEKLLAERTLRQIQNYSLRLETLGKSGNWREKVALLAQFRNQEGYMAEMIELSDRSVLLVENHCPISSAAKNCNLLCRSELEVFKTLLGPAVSVERVEHIMQGDRRCAYRVSGH; this comes from the coding sequence ATGGACGATAAGCAAAAAGCAAAAAGTCAAATTTTACGCCTATTGAAAATGCAAGGAGCCCAAACAGCGACGGCGCTGGCGGAACATTTACAGGTGACACCTATGGCTGTACGTCAACATTTACAGGTGTTACAGGCTGAGCATTGGGTGACTTATGAGGAGGAGAGGCGTCCGCAAGGCCGGCCGGTGAAGTTATGGCAATTAACGGAGGAATGCCGGCATTTTTTCCCCGATTCTCATGGCGATTTGATGGTGGATTTGTTGCGAGGTGTGGAGGTACTTTTTGGTGAGTCGGGGTTGGAAAAGTTGCTGGCTGAAAGAACTTTAAGGCAAATTCAAAATTATTCTTTGCGGTTAGAAACGTTAGGAAAAAGTGGAAATTGGCGGGAAAAAGTGGCTTTGTTGGCGCAGTTTCGCAATCAAGAAGGCTATATGGCGGAGATGATTGAATTGTCGGATCGTAGTGTGCTTTTGGTAGAAAATCATTGTCCGATTTCTTCTGCGGCCAAAAATTGTAATTTGTTATGCCGGTCTGAGTTGGAGGTTTTTAAAACTTTGTTGGGGCCGGCGGTTTCTGTGGAACGAGTGGAACATATTATGCAGGGTGATCGCCGGTGTGCGTATCGAGTTAGTGGTCATTAG
- a CDS encoding GDYXXLXY domain-containing protein: protein MTENVENPQNLVEEKPIAEPAISWEAPREALKSWRLWVPLVLQTILIAAVPAQSAYTFMTGKTVVLQTMPVDPYDLLRGYYQTLSYDISQQNTLKVLPGWYDLPGTMITCPPAPKPPAKNTCKPEKYVTTGTVFYVILEQPKTQKTSGLPLAWKPVRVSEKLPQNLPANQIAIRGKHLGWQTEYGLESYYMPEDQREQINDDINQATSQGGQNRQKQPFVVEVKVDKNGHAVPVSLWVKDRNYRF from the coding sequence ATGACTGAAAATGTGGAAAATCCTCAAAATTTAGTTGAAGAAAAGCCGATAGCTGAACCGGCCATTAGTTGGGAAGCTCCAAGGGAAGCTTTAAAAAGTTGGCGCTTATGGGTTCCTTTGGTGTTGCAAACGATTTTGATTGCGGCGGTGCCGGCGCAGTCTGCTTATACGTTTATGACGGGAAAAACGGTGGTTTTGCAAACGATGCCGGTTGATCCTTATGATTTGTTGCGGGGGTATTATCAAACGCTTAGTTATGATATTTCTCAACAAAATACTTTGAAAGTTTTGCCTGGTTGGTATGATTTACCGGGGACGATGATCACTTGTCCACCGGCCCCTAAACCGCCGGCCAAAAATACTTGCAAGCCAGAGAAATATGTGACTACGGGGACGGTTTTTTATGTAATTTTGGAACAACCAAAAACGCAAAAAACGTCGGGTTTACCGCTTGCTTGGAAGCCGGTGCGGGTGAGTGAGAAATTGCCGCAAAATTTGCCGGCAAATCAAATTGCAATTCGGGGTAAACATCTGGGATGGCAAACAGAGTATGGGTTAGAGAGTTATTATATGCCTGAAGACCAACGTGAGCAGATTAATGATGATATTAATCAAGCCACAAGTCAAGGCGGACAAAACCGGCAGAAACAGCCTTTTGTTGTGGAGGTGAAGGTGGATAAAAACGGTCATGCGGTGCCGGTGAGTTTGTGGGTGAAGGATCGAAATTATCGATTTTAG
- a CDS encoding DUF2157 domain-containing protein, with amino-acid sequence MASDKFRHQLRHEAKLWKAEGVIDEDLFRQLSQRYQFDALETSAQNRFIAIFIGLGGVLVGLAVITFVAANWQAWSREFRVVLLLSLFIGVNAAGFYLWRTPAKSSEFLGGKDGVKNGKIYPTRSGWKQRLGHGLLLLGAIILGANMGLMAQMFHITGSPYGLYLVWGLGVLAMAYSLRLTSLGVLSILLIGFGYLLGVGDWSSKEEFSYLKLLLDYMPIFAGLAFVPLAYWCRSRAIFFLAAIGVVNSLIITILASASINIPEWIFIVSVCALPPALLWGYDDVMWPNIHSRLFQPLARNLALFFLAVLFYFGSFKWWNYTTDGINNSAESVLGWTPFVSVVLLAGLTIYEWLHLSRRQRKSPKRQVVDLTTNVVACLIAIATLVPVWHFNVFPIGILAIFLYNVLLFLLGTGLIREGLAIGNRRSFWGGLGVLSLQILSRMLEYDTGLLFKAFVFFLCGVGVIVAGLWFERYSHHLMPSEQKGKV; translated from the coding sequence ATGGCTTCAGACAAGTTTCGCCACCAGCTACGCCATGAGGCGAAGTTATGGAAGGCTGAGGGTGTGATTGATGAAGATTTGTTTCGTCAATTATCTCAACGCTATCAGTTTGATGCTTTGGAAACTTCGGCGCAAAATCGTTTTATTGCGATTTTTATTGGCTTGGGTGGGGTTTTGGTTGGTTTGGCGGTGATTACGTTTGTGGCGGCAAATTGGCAGGCGTGGTCACGGGAATTTCGGGTAGTTTTGTTGTTAAGTTTATTTATTGGGGTGAATGCTGCCGGTTTTTATTTATGGCGCACTCCTGCAAAATCTTCTGAGTTTTTGGGTGGAAAAGATGGGGTAAAAAACGGCAAAATATACCCGACAAGAAGCGGTTGGAAACAAAGATTGGGTCACGGTTTGTTGCTGTTAGGGGCGATTATTTTAGGCGCAAATATGGGGCTGATGGCGCAAATGTTCCATATCACCGGCTCTCCTTATGGCTTATACCTGGTTTGGGGGTTGGGTGTTTTGGCAATGGCTTATAGTTTGCGCTTAACTTCTTTGGGGGTTTTATCGATTCTTTTAATTGGTTTTGGCTATCTTTTGGGTGTGGGTGATTGGAGTTCAAAAGAAGAGTTTAGCTATTTAAAACTCTTGCTGGATTATATGCCAATTTTTGCTGGCTTGGCGTTTGTTCCTTTGGCTTATTGGTGTCGCTCACGGGCTATTTTTTTCTTGGCTGCTATTGGGGTTGTTAATTCGCTGATTATTACGATTTTGGCTAGTGCTTCGATAAATATACCGGAATGGATTTTTATTGTCTCGGTTTGTGCGCTTCCACCGGCTCTGTTGTGGGGGTATGATGATGTGATGTGGCCGAATATTCACAGTCGTTTGTTTCAACCACTTGCCCGTAATTTGGCGTTGTTTTTCTTGGCTGTTTTGTTTTATTTTGGTTCGTTTAAATGGTGGAATTATACGACGGATGGCATTAATAATAGTGCTGAGTCAGTTTTGGGCTGGACTCCTTTTGTTTCGGTGGTTTTATTGGCAGGTTTAACAATTTATGAATGGTTACATTTAAGCCGCCGGCAACGCAAATCTCCTAAACGTCAAGTGGTGGATTTAACAACAAATGTGGTGGCTTGTTTGATTGCGATTGCAACTTTGGTGCCGGTGTGGCATTTTAATGTTTTTCCGATTGGAATTTTGGCGATTTTTCTTTATAATGTTTTGTTGTTTTTGCTTGGTACCGGCTTGATTCGAGAAGGTTTGGCTATTGGCAATCGACGCAGTTTTTGGGGTGGTTTGGGGGTTTTGAGTTTACAAATTCTCAGCCGAATGTTGGAATATGATACTGGTTTGTTGTTTAAGGCTTTTGTGTTCTTTTTGTGTGGGGTTGGGGTGATTGTTGCCGGTTTGTGGTTTGAGCGTTATTCGCATCACTTGATGCCTTCTGAACAGAAAGGGAAAGTTTAA
- a CDS encoding sorbosone dehydrogenase family protein — protein sequence MRIIFFWLSFLVLLGGFGCNNNVEQNQVEDKSTATVMAANQFVKVQPFSPERIEVSLESLPQPFATNSASKSPQVVPVPANAVLQVPQGFTVNVFAENLNKPRWLGLTPTGDVLVTETPDNQIRLLRDTNGDGVADFREVFASRENNLDLPLGMAFAGGYFFVGNTGEVRRFPYKAGEDKITGKGEKIADLPGRGYNQHWTRNVVVSPDGKKLYVSVGSESNVEEELPPRAAVSVMSLDGGGNQVFASGLRNPVGLDFHPKTGELYTSVNERDGLGDDLVPDYFTRIQQGEFYGWPYAYLSPKNLDPRRMRDGKSERPDLVAKTKTPDVLFQAHSAALGLQFYDGKTFPEKYKNGAFVAFRGSWNRNTGTGYKIVFIPFNNQGRPLGFYEDFVTGFLVDPQGPKTWGRPVGLLVLPDGSLLFTDEGNNRIYRVQYEGK from the coding sequence ATGAGGATAATATTTTTTTGGTTGAGTTTTTTGGTTCTATTAGGGGGTTTTGGTTGTAACAATAACGTTGAGCAAAATCAAGTTGAAGATAAGTCAACTGCAACGGTGATGGCGGCTAATCAGTTTGTTAAAGTTCAGCCTTTTTCGCCTGAAAGGATTGAGGTGAGTTTGGAGAGTTTGCCTCAACCTTTTGCGACAAATAGTGCTTCTAAATCTCCGCAGGTTGTGCCGGTGCCTGCTAATGCTGTTTTACAGGTTCCACAGGGGTTTACGGTTAATGTTTTTGCGGAAAATTTGAATAAACCTCGGTGGTTAGGTTTAACGCCGACGGGGGATGTTTTGGTGACGGAAACTCCGGATAATCAAATTCGGTTGTTGCGAGATACAAATGGTGATGGGGTGGCGGATTTTAGGGAGGTGTTTGCTTCGAGAGAAAATAATTTAGATTTACCTTTGGGGATGGCTTTTGCTGGGGGATATTTTTTTGTTGGCAATACGGGGGAGGTGCGGAGGTTTCCTTATAAGGCCGGTGAGGATAAAATAACAGGAAAGGGAGAAAAAATTGCTGATTTACCGGGACGGGGTTATAATCAACACTGGACGCGAAATGTGGTGGTTTCTCCTGATGGTAAGAAGCTTTATGTTTCGGTTGGTTCGGAAAGTAATGTTGAGGAAGAATTGCCACCGCGTGCGGCGGTTTCGGTGATGAGTTTGGATGGGGGGGGAAATCAAGTTTTTGCTTCTGGTTTACGGAATCCTGTGGGGTTGGATTTTCACCCAAAAACTGGGGAACTTTATACGAGTGTAAATGAGCGGGATGGTTTGGGGGATGATTTGGTTCCTGATTATTTTACCCGAATTCAACAGGGTGAGTTTTATGGCTGGCCTTATGCTTATTTGTCTCCTAAAAATCTTGACCCCCGACGGATGCGTGATGGTAAAAGTGAGCGTCCTGATTTAGTGGCAAAAACTAAAACTCCTGATGTTTTGTTTCAAGCTCATTCGGCGGCTTTGGGTTTACAGTTTTATGATGGAAAAACGTTTCCTGAAAAGTACAAAAATGGTGCTTTTGTGGCGTTTCGTGGCAGTTGGAATCGCAACACCGGCACGGGGTATAAAATTGTGTTTATTCCGTTTAATAATCAAGGCCGACCTTTGGGTTTTTATGAGGATTTTGTAACTGGGTTTTTGGTAGACCCGCAGGGGCCGAAAACTTGGGGCCGGCCTGTAGGTTTGTTGGTTTTACCTGATGGAAGTTTGCTTTTTACGGATGAGGGAAATAACCGGATTTATCGGGTGCAATATGAAGGGAAGTAA
- a CDS encoding dienelactone hydrolase family protein — MNSQQITIKSADSGNFSAYLATPTTSKKAGLILIQEIFGINATMRQLADSYAEAGYLTIVPDLFWRIEPNIELSDQNENHWQKAFELYNKFDENKGIEDLIATLNTLKQQLENNTGKIASVGYCLGGKLAYLMATRSQADCNVSYYGVAIENNLNESQNIKKPLLLHLAGNDEYVSSQAQTQISSHLKNNPLITLHSYPNLSHGFARVGGTTYNPEAAEQANQRTQAFLQKHLN; from the coding sequence ATGAACAGCCAACAAATAACCATAAAAAGCGCAGATAGCGGAAACTTCAGCGCCTACCTCGCCACCCCCACAACCAGCAAAAAAGCCGGTTTGATCCTCATTCAAGAAATCTTTGGAATCAACGCCACAATGAGACAACTCGCCGACAGCTACGCAGAAGCCGGCTACCTGACAATAGTCCCAGATTTATTTTGGCGTATAGAACCCAACATTGAACTCAGCGACCAAAACGAAAACCACTGGCAAAAAGCTTTTGAACTTTACAACAAATTCGACGAAAACAAAGGCATAGAAGACCTAATAGCCACCCTCAACACCCTCAAACAACAGCTAGAAAACAACACCGGCAAAATCGCCAGCGTCGGATATTGTCTAGGCGGAAAACTCGCCTATCTCATGGCAACACGCTCCCAAGCAGACTGTAACGTAAGCTATTACGGAGTAGCAATAGAAAACAACCTCAACGAAAGTCAAAACATCAAAAAACCCCTCCTCCTCCACCTAGCCGGTAACGACGAATACGTTTCTAGCCAAGCACAAACCCAAATCAGCAGCCACCTCAAAAACAACCCCCTGATCACCCTCCACAGCTATCCCAACCTCTCACACGGTTTTGCACGAGTCGGAGGCACTACCTACAACCCCGAAGCCGCAGAACAAGCCAATCAGAGAACCCAAGCCTTTTTGCAAAAACACTTAAACTAA
- a CDS encoding serine/threonine-protein kinase, translating to MTIPLKAGTVLQNGKYTIDAILGTGIILTCEATQTDLNLPVIIKTLNISSHRSDFDRLQTQFQSLSQKLRQCQHPNVVKVLDNFSENGQIYSVMEYIRGQTLQELLDTGLEISPTLALDYIRQIGNALTELHHQSILHRNIKPQNIKKRQGSNTVILIDFGILDYLRQAEGHQLIPKTDTNDEKTLFGGYAPIEQYLPHTELTTKSDIYSLSGTLYCLLTGSAPLAAPLRERITSPKAIRTFPTEEPSPPPLREIVQSANALGVKSAGTLRTYKNAKRLIQRQSRIEEWLQRWNEFPSNLDPSLEVALKRGLEIDDLNRPASIEAWLALLPQTEQEKQTPAITIEVPHSNETTNPNPLTPLLFGWLKSPTKRAFALTAVIAGFFGISLGLSLRVGLVGQISVEIFDVEQSFPPLEDWPSSEPVEVYGDFETSPEEDLPTQTEQDLETVRGADLETNQ from the coding sequence ATGACCATCCCATTAAAAGCTGGCACAGTCTTACAAAACGGCAAATACACCATAGACGCAATATTAGGCACCGGCATCATCCTCACCTGCGAAGCCACACAAACCGACTTAAACTTACCCGTCATCATCAAAACCCTCAATATCTCCTCCCATCGCAGTGACTTTGACCGGCTGCAAACCCAATTTCAATCCCTCAGCCAAAAACTACGACAATGCCAACATCCCAACGTTGTCAAAGTTTTAGACAATTTTTCCGAAAACGGCCAAATTTATAGCGTCATGGAATATATACGCGGTCAAACCCTACAAGAACTCCTAGACACCGGCCTAGAAATTTCCCCCACACTAGCCCTAGACTATATCCGCCAAATCGGAAACGCACTCACAGAACTGCACCACCAAAGCATCCTCCACCGCAACATCAAACCCCAAAACATCAAAAAACGCCAAGGCAGCAACACCGTCATCCTCATAGACTTTGGCATTCTCGATTACCTCCGACAAGCAGAAGGCCATCAACTCATCCCCAAAACAGACACCAACGATGAAAAAACACTCTTTGGCGGATATGCACCCATCGAACAATACCTTCCCCACACCGAACTGACAACCAAAAGCGATATCTATTCCCTCAGCGGCACATTGTATTGCCTGCTCACCGGTTCGGCACCCCTAGCAGCCCCCCTCCGCGAACGCATCACCTCCCCAAAAGCAATCCGAACATTTCCCACAGAAGAACCCTCACCCCCTCCCCTGCGTGAAATCGTCCAATCAGCAAACGCCCTGGGAGTCAAAAGTGCCGGCACCCTGAGAACCTATAAAAATGCCAAACGACTTATCCAACGTCAAAGCCGGATCGAAGAATGGTTACAGAGATGGAATGAATTCCCCTCTAACCTTGACCCCAGCCTGGAAGTAGCCCTAAAACGAGGTTTAGAAATAGACGACCTCAACCGGCCCGCCAGCATCGAAGCCTGGTTAGCCCTATTGCCGCAAACTGAACAAGAAAAGCAAACACCGGCCATCACCATTGAAGTACCCCACTCCAACGAAACAACCAACCCCAACCCACTTACCCCACTTCTTTTTGGATGGCTTAAATCTCCAACCAAACGAGCCTTTGCCCTTACCGCTGTCATTGCCGGTTTTTTTGGCATCAGTTTGGGGTTATCCCTCCGCGTTGGTTTAGTCGGCCAAATTAGTGTAGAAATTTTCGACGTCGAACAATCTTTTCCTCCCCTCGAAGATTGGCCAAGCAGCGAGCCGGTGGAAGTTTATGGAGACTTCGAGACATCCCCAGAGGAAGACTTGCCAACCCAAACAGAACAAGACTTAGAAACTGTTAGAGGAGCGGACTTAGAGACTAATCAATAA
- a CDS encoding DUF6825 family protein → MNNNSSVHAFFVGRAIAQALYQQLEQNLTTALSELGKFDAEQRERLRDFATTVMQRADMETQNTPVSTPSSAYSRTSAPNSDLQATIDELRAEIAEMRVQLQRYRSTRIS, encoded by the coding sequence ATGAATAATAATTCTTCCGTTCACGCTTTTTTTGTCGGCAGAGCAATCGCTCAGGCTCTTTACCAACAACTCGAACAAAACTTAACCACCGCCCTCAGCGAACTCGGCAAATTTGATGCCGAACAGCGCGAACGTTTGCGCGATTTCGCCACCACTGTTATGCAGCGGGCTGACATGGAAACGCAAAACACCCCCGTTTCCACACCATCCTCTGCCTATTCCCGTACCTCTGCCCCCAACTCAGACCTCCAAGCCACCATTGACGAACTGCGGGCCGAAATTGCCGAAATGCGCGTTCAACTCCAGCGCTACCGCAGCACCCGCATTAGTTAA
- a CDS encoding AarF/ABC1/UbiB kinase family protein: protein MGGLLKSKDKAYRWSRENYSHKRRFIEIWAFVLTLMASVWWDGKAWTYPGGMTEAKKQARRRRQAIWIRETFLELGPTFIKLGQLFSTRADIIPVEYVEELTKLQDKVPAFNYEIARRIIEQDLTKPVNELFASFDPVPLAAASLGQVHKAELHTGETVVVKVQRPGLRRLFNIDLDIAKGIARYFQNHPRWGKGRDWMGIYDECCKILYEEIDYLNEGRNADTFRRNFRPYDWVKVPRVYWRYASARVLTLEYVPGIKISHYEALEAAGLDRKHLAKLGATAYLQQLLNDGFFHADPHPGNIAVSAEGSLIFYDFGMMGRVRNDVREKLMQLFFGVAQKDGDRVVATLVELGALSAMDDMGPVRRSVQFMLDNFMDQPFENQSVASITDDLYEIAHDQPFRFPATFTFVMRAFSTLEGVGKGLDPDFNFMEVAKPFAMEIMTDGNSFDGNGFLGELGRQAVQVSSTALSLPRRIEDTIEKLERGDIRVRVRSTETDRAIRRLSNMQLGTNYALLATGFTLSATILLVSNYAWLAIPVAGVSGLLLLAFFRLLMRVDRSDRF from the coding sequence ATCGGCGGTTTATTGAAATCGAAAGACAAGGCATACCGCTGGAGTCGGGAAAATTACTCGCACAAACGGCGTTTTATCGAGATATGGGCCTTTGTATTAACCTTGATGGCCAGCGTGTGGTGGGACGGCAAAGCCTGGACTTATCCAGGGGGAATGACGGAAGCCAAAAAACAAGCCCGCCGGCGCAGACAAGCAATTTGGATTCGAGAAACTTTTTTAGAATTAGGGCCAACTTTTATTAAACTTGGTCAATTGTTCTCAACTCGCGCTGATATTATCCCCGTCGAGTATGTAGAAGAATTAACAAAATTGCAAGATAAAGTACCGGCTTTTAACTATGAAATTGCTAGGCGGATTATTGAGCAAGATTTAACAAAGCCGGTTAATGAATTATTTGCCAGTTTTGATCCTGTTCCTCTAGCAGCCGCTTCTTTAGGTCAAGTTCACAAAGCTGAACTCCACACCGGCGAAACAGTTGTGGTGAAAGTACAGCGCCCCGGTTTGCGGCGATTATTTAATATCGATTTAGATATAGCAAAAGGTATCGCTCGTTATTTCCAAAACCATCCCCGATGGGGCAAAGGGCGCGATTGGATGGGCATCTATGACGAGTGTTGCAAAATTCTTTATGAGGAAATAGACTACCTCAATGAAGGCCGCAATGCTGATACGTTTCGTCGCAATTTTCGCCCCTATGATTGGGTGAAAGTACCAAGGGTTTATTGGCGTTATGCTTCGGCGCGGGTTTTAACTTTGGAATATGTACCAGGGATTAAAATTAGCCATTATGAAGCTTTGGAAGCGGCGGGACTTGACCGCAAACACTTGGCAAAATTAGGTGCAACGGCTTATTTACAACAATTGCTCAATGATGGCTTTTTCCACGCAGACCCCCACCCTGGAAATATTGCCGTCAGTGCGGAAGGATCGCTGATTTTTTATGATTTTGGCATGATGGGTAGAGTCAGAAATGATGTCCGCGAAAAGTTGATGCAGTTGTTTTTTGGCGTTGCTCAAAAAGATGGCGACCGTGTGGTGGCGACTTTGGTTGAGTTGGGCGCCTTGTCAGCAATGGATGATATGGGGCCGGTGCGCCGGTCTGTGCAATTCATGCTCGACAATTTTATGGATCAGCCCTTTGAAAATCAATCGGTAGCCTCGATTACCGATGATTTGTACGAAATTGCCCATGACCAACCGTTTCGATTCCCAGCCACGTTTACGTTCGTGATGAGAGCTTTTTCAACCCTCGAAGGCGTAGGCAAGGGCCTTGATCCGGATTTTAATTTTATGGAGGTTGCAAAGCCTTTTGCAATGGAAATTATGACAGATGGCAATTCTTTTGATGGCAACGGTTTTCTGGGTGAGTTGGGCCGGCAAGCAGTTCAAGTCAGCAGTACGGCTTTGAGTCTCCCCCGCCGCATTGAAGATACGATTGAAAAGTTGGAACGGGGCGACATTCGCGTTCGCGTTCGTTCAACGGAAACTGACCGAGCTATCCGCCGGCTCAGTAATATGCAATTAGGTACAAATTATGCTCTCCTCGCCACTGGTTTCACTTTGTCGGCTACGATTTTATTAGTGAGTAACTATGCTTGGCTAGCAATCCCTGTGGCCGGTGTGTCAGGACTCCTGCTCCTGGCGTTTTTCCGCCTGTTAATGCGCGTTGACAGATCGGATCGGTTTTGA
- a CDS encoding PP2C family serine/threonine-protein phosphatase — protein sequence MKRYSVGLTDQGLIRSVNQDSYYIDPKGRFFIVADGMGGHAGGQEASQIATSVMQAYLSDHWESASSPIELLEGAFFKANQAILDDQRTHPERSDMGTTAVVLIFWEDQADNSSLSWVAHVGDSRIYRLRGSKLEQVTEDHTWIARAMKAGHLSVEQARSHPWRHVLSQCLGRQDLQEVEIRSLEVNPGDRWLLCTDGLTEELSDSMILSHLKSIRACDQAAKNLVNAAKDKGGRDNITVVIVASETRPTGED from the coding sequence ATGAAACGTTATTCTGTCGGTCTGACTGACCAGGGACTCATTCGATCTGTTAACCAGGACTCCTACTACATTGATCCCAAGGGACGCTTTTTTATTGTCGCCGATGGCATGGGAGGTCATGCCGGAGGTCAAGAAGCCAGCCAAATTGCTACCTCTGTGATGCAGGCTTATTTGTCAGACCATTGGGAGTCGGCTTCTTCTCCTATTGAACTGCTCGAAGGCGCTTTTTTTAAGGCCAATCAGGCTATCCTTGATGATCAGCGCACTCACCCTGAACGTTCGGATATGGGAACAACGGCGGTGGTGTTGATTTTTTGGGAAGATCAAGCTGACAACTCTAGTTTAAGTTGGGTGGCTCATGTTGGTGATTCTCGGATCTACCGGCTGCGCGGTTCTAAGTTAGAGCAGGTGACTGAGGATCATACTTGGATTGCTAGGGCTATGAAAGCTGGCCATCTCTCTGTTGAGCAAGCTCGCTCTCACCCTTGGCGTCATGTTTTGTCTCAATGTTTGGGCCGGCAGGATCTTCAAGAAGTCGAAATTCGTTCTCTGGAAGTTAACCCCGGCGACCGCTGGTTACTTTGCACCGATGGCCTCACAGAGGAGTTATCGGACAGTATGATTTTGTCTCATCTTAAGTCGATTCGCGCTTGTGACCAAGCTGCTAAAAATCTAGTTAATGCGGCTAAGGATAAGGGCGGACGCGATAATATTACGGTGGTAATTGTGGCCTCGGAAACTCGCCCTACGGGTGAAGATTAA
- a CDS encoding NblA/ycf18 family protein yields the protein MSNNINLSLEQQFSIRAFATQVQEMNQQQAQDFLVKLYEQMMIREATYQHLLKHQWGLEQATGLE from the coding sequence ATGAGCAACAACATCAATCTCAGCTTAGAGCAACAATTCAGCATCCGCGCTTTTGCCACCCAAGTCCAAGAAATGAACCAGCAACAAGCCCAAGACTTTTTAGTGAAACTCTATGAACAAATGATGATTCGAGAAGCCACTTACCAGCATCTTCTCAAACATCAGTGGGGTTTAGAGCAGGCTACAGGTCTTGAGTAG
- a CDS encoding NfeD family protein, with protein sequence MPHLLDSAKIKLFSETIPAIVEQEIAPGKRGRVKCIGKYWPASLYPPSCHIIFSPGEPVLVVGMEKMTLLIRPFASTP encoded by the coding sequence ATGCCACATTTGCTTGACTCTGCAAAAATTAAGCTATTCTCCGAAACAATCCCCGCTATTGTTGAGCAGGAAATTGCCCCTGGGAAACGAGGTAGAGTAAAATGTATTGGAAAATATTGGCCGGCGAGCCTATACCCCCCTAGCTGTCACATAATTTTCTCACCAGGCGAGCCGGTGTTGGTAGTAGGGATGGAGAAAATGACTTTGCTGATCCGGCCTTTTGCTTCCACACCTTAA
- a CDS encoding anhydro-N-acetylmuramic acid kinase, whose protein sequence is MTKVIGLMSGTSIDGIDAALVEITGSQAALKIELLQANTYPYPETLRQRILDLCSGSVISLAELASLDDDIAQEFAKAAIQINTGHPKPELIGSHGQTVYHRPPEKEQLGYSLQLGRGSQIATLTKITTISNFRSADINAGGQGAPLVPRVDAYLLSHPTKSRCVQNLGGIGNTTYLPAQTKDNQTWETKILGWDTGPGNVLIDLAVQHFSNSKQTYDKNGQWASTGKPCQELIQKWMQHSFFHQPPPKSTGRELFSPQYFQQCLEQAKTYHLTPADILATLSELTAISIAHSYQTFLPQMPEQVLLCGGGSRNLYLKSRLEYHLKVVPVLTTDEVGLNADFKEAIAFAVLAYWRNQGIVGNLPQVTGAKKSVLLGEIHFGSE, encoded by the coding sequence ATGACAAAAGTGATCGGCTTAATGAGTGGCACATCGATAGACGGAATTGATGCAGCCCTGGTAGAAATCACCGGCAGCCAAGCGGCTCTCAAAATAGAACTCCTACAAGCGAACACCTATCCCTACCCAGAAACCCTCAGACAGAGAATCCTAGACTTATGCAGCGGCTCTGTAATCAGCTTAGCCGAACTAGCCAGCCTTGATGACGACATCGCCCAAGAATTTGCCAAAGCAGCCATCCAAATAAACACCGGCCACCCGAAACCCGAATTAATCGGCTCACACGGCCAAACCGTCTATCACCGGCCCCCCGAAAAAGAACAACTCGGATACAGCCTGCAACTCGGAAGAGGCAGCCAGATCGCCACCCTAACAAAAATTACCACCATCAGTAACTTTCGTTCCGCCGATATTAATGCCGGTGGACAAGGTGCCCCCTTAGTTCCCCGCGTAGACGCTTACCTACTCAGCCATCCTACCAAAAGCCGGTGTGTACAAAACCTGGGTGGAATAGGAAACACAACCTACCTGCCGGCGCAAACAAAAGACAACCAAACCTGGGAAACAAAAATTTTAGGATGGGACACCGGCCCTGGAAACGTCTTAATCGACTTAGCCGTACAACATTTCAGCAACTCAAAACAAACCTACGACAAAAACGGCCAATGGGCAAGCACCGGCAAACCCTGCCAGGAATTAATCCAAAAATGGATGCAGCATTCCTTTTTCCACCAACCGCCGCCAAAATCAACCGGCAGAGAATTATTTAGCCCCCAATATTTCCAGCAATGCCTAGAACAAGCCAAAACTTATCACCTCACCCCCGCAGACATCCTCGCCACCCTCAGCGAACTTACCGCCATTTCCATTGCCCATAGCTACCAAACCTTTTTACCCCAAATGCCAGAACAAGTCTTGCTCTGTGGGGGAGGTTCGCGTAACCTTTACTTGAAATCCAGACTGGAATACCATTTAAAAGTGGTGCCGGTCTTGACTACAGATGAGGTAGGTTTAAACGCAGATTTTAAAGAAGCCATAGCGTTTGCTGTTCTTGCTTATTGGCGAAATCAAGGAATTGTGGGAAACTTACCTCAAGTCACCGGCGCAAAAAAATCGGTGCTTTTAGGCGAGATTCATTTTGGTAGCGAATAA